CGCCTAATTTGATAGGTAAAAAAGAAGGGCTGATAGTGAATATCAGCCCTTTTGTTTTGAGTTAAGTGCGGTCAATTTTCTCGCTGTTTTTGATTTTATGCATATGATGATGTTCAAAGGCTTTCACCAAATCTGCGACTTTTTCGCCTTCCGGTAAAACCAAATCTTGTGCGATATCATTAAGCGGCACAATCACGAATTCGCGATTTTTCATATCGTAATGAGGCACGGTTAAGCGTTCATTTTGAATGATTTGATCACCATAAAGCAGAATATCCAAATCCAGTGTACGCTCACCCCAACGACGTAAACGCACGCGACCTTGTTCATTTTCGATACGTTGCAATTCATCGAGCAAAGCTAAAGGTGGGCGAGTGGTTTCGATCATCGCCACCGCATTCACATAATCCGGTTGATCTTGCGGGCCTAATGGTTTACTTTGATAAAATCCGCTGACCGATTTTAATTCGGTATTAGACAGCGAAGAAATTGCCTCTAATGCGGAATTTAATTGTTCTGTCGGCGTATTTAAATTGCTGCCAAGGGCGATATATACTTGAACCATTAGTTAGCCGCCTTAGGTTTACGTCTGCGGTAATATTTTTTCTTTGGCGCTGGATGCAATTTTTGTTGCTCTTGAACCAATTGGCGACGTTGTTCTTGATTGCTGAGTTGGTACTCATGCCACCATTTTGCGAGTTCAACGGTTTCGCCACCTTCCACTTCAGCACGCATCGCCAATAAATCAAAGGCTGCACGGAATTTTTGATGTTCCATCGTGCGAGCAGGGTGAGAACCGGTACGTTTAAGCAGTTGTAATTGCAACATCCAAATATCACGAATGACGGATGTATGACGACGAGGTGCGGCTAATGATCGGCATAATTGGTCAAGCACTTCATTTCCCGCAAGGGCATAAGCATCGTGATTGTTTAAGCCACCTTCATTTTTCAACACATCCACTTTTTCGCGTAATGGATACCAGAAGAAGGCCGCAAATAAAAAGGCTGGATTAATGCGTAATTTATCGGCAATACGTTCATCCGTTGAATTTAATGAAGTTAAAATCATGCGTTCCGCAAGGCTGTCTTCTTTTTCGGTGAAATAAGGCGTTAAGCTTGGGAAAAGCTGTTCAAATAAGCCATATTGGCGAAGTAATTTGTAGGTTTTTACGCCATTGCCAGACTGCAATAATTTTAAGCTTTCATCGAATAAACGCGCTGGTGGAATATTTTTAAGCAATGGCGCAAGCTCACGAATTGGCTGTTCACTTGGTTTTTCCAAGAACATATCCAATTTCGCCATAAAGCGCACAGAGCGTAGCATACGCACAGGATCTTCTTGATAACGGGTTACAGGATCGCCAATCAGACGTAATTTTCCGTTTTTCAGGTCATCAATTCCGTTGAAGTAATCACGCAACGTATTATCTTGCGGGTTGTAGTAAAGGGCGTTTACGGTAAAGTCACGACGCTCCGCATCTTGTTCAATGGTGCCATACACGTTATCACGTAATAACATCCCTTCATCACTTTGTTTCGCTTGATTTTCGCTGCGCGCATCCGAATGGCTAGCACGGAATGTGGCTACTTCGATCACATCGCGTCCAAACATAATATGAGCAAGACGGAAACGACGACCAACTAAACGGCATTGACGTTGGAATACCGCTTGAATTTGGTCGGGACGTGCATTGGTTGCCACATCAAAATCTTTTGGGTGTTTACCTAACAATAAATCACGCAAACAACCACCAACGATATAAGCATCATAACCTTGACGTTGCAATTTTTCTACCACGGTAATGGCATTACGGCTAAACATGCGTGGGTTAATACCAAAATGAGAGGCTTTAACGATATGTTTGTCGTGACGATGCACTTGGGTGTGCGTTTTTTTGTGGTGAGAAGAGGACGGGGCGATCTTGGGTTGTGAACGCTCTGCTTTTGAAACCTTTGGTTTTTCAGTTTTTGGCGCCGTTTTTGGGACAGGCGAATTTATATTGGTTTCAGTTTCTTTTTTAGTTTTTTTACCAAATAAATTTTTTATATAAGTAAGAATAATTTACTCCATTCTCTGTGTTAAATGCACATTTGATAAAAACACGAAAAGT
The sequence above is a segment of the Haemophilus parainfluenzae genome. Coding sequences within it:
- the pcnB gene encoding polynucleotide adenylyltransferase PcnB is translated as MHRHDKHIVKASHFGINPRMFSRNAITVVEKLQRQGYDAYIVGGCLRDLLLGKHPKDFDVATNARPDQIQAVFQRQCRLVGRRFRLAHIMFGRDVIEVATFRASHSDARSENQAKQSDEGMLLRDNVYGTIEQDAERRDFTVNALYYNPQDNTLRDYFNGIDDLKNGKLRLIGDPVTRYQEDPVRMLRSVRFMAKLDMFLEKPSEQPIRELAPLLKNIPPARLFDESLKLLQSGNGVKTYKLLRQYGLFEQLFPSLTPYFTEKEDSLAERMILTSLNSTDERIADKLRINPAFLFAAFFWYPLREKVDVLKNEGGLNNHDAYALAGNEVLDQLCRSLAAPRRHTSVIRDIWMLQLQLLKRTGSHPARTMEHQKFRAAFDLLAMRAEVEGGETVELAKWWHEYQLSNQEQRRQLVQEQQKLHPAPKKKYYRRRKPKAAN
- the folK gene encoding 2-amino-4-hydroxy-6-hydroxymethyldihydropteridine diphosphokinase; translated protein: MVQVYIALGSNLNTPTEQLNSALEAISSLSNTELKSVSGFYQSKPLGPQDQPDYVNAVAMIETTRPPLALLDELQRIENEQGRVRLRRWGERTLDLDILLYGDQIIQNERLTVPHYDMKNREFVIVPLNDIAQDLVLPEGEKVADLVKAFEHHHMHKIKNSEKIDRT